In one window of Chthoniobacterales bacterium DNA:
- a CDS encoding carboxypeptidase-like regulatory domain-containing protein: MNKINCFAASVVGLGIFCSVALAEPTPSPAARSGLEGVIVISPARPGPTREGGSDSAPLAHTTFIVQKADATIASFTTDEKGAFRVSLPPGHYTVSVNSPARKIGHYGPFEVDVVEGQMTKVNWTCDSGMR; this comes from the coding sequence ATGAACAAGATTAATTGCTTCGCGGCGAGCGTCGTCGGGTTGGGCATTTTTTGCTCTGTCGCGCTCGCGGAACCGACGCCTTCGCCGGCGGCACGCAGCGGCCTCGAAGGCGTCATCGTTATCTCTCCTGCGCGTCCCGGCCCGACCAGAGAAGGCGGTTCCGACTCCGCTCCGCTCGCGCACACCACTTTCATCGTGCAGAAGGCAGACGCGACGATCGCCTCCTTCACCACAGACGAGAAAGGCGCCTTTCGCGTTTCACTGCCGCCCGGCCATTACACCGTCTCCGTGAACTCGCCCGCCCGGAAAATCGGGCACTATGGTCCATTCGAGGTCGACGTTGTCGAGGGCCAGATGACGAAGGTGAACTGGACCTGCGACTCCGGTATGCGCTGA
- a CDS encoding ATP-binding protein — protein MTSLGPLPESDSTGTQDLAPGDAIFRELFEGAPIGMALLALDERFLRVNASFCNMVGYSKEELAQRTAEDITFVDDIETGRQLAQTLLGGMTRSTGDKRYVHKNGEILWVSRTASIVRDEKGEPQHFLLMVEDISERKATEAALRQAKEEADRANHAKSEFLSRMSHELRTPLNSILGFSQLLDRQSSSEIQRSRVRYILSAGRHLLNLINEVLDISRIEAGNLQLSLEPVCVEEAIAEAVDLMRPLAAERAIGLIASSSLETSTYVLADRQRLKQVLLNLLSNAVKYTAVQGSVTLSFTESGRNSIRVQVRDTGAGIPVEKLARLFTPFDRLGAEQSTVEGTGLGLALCQRLVQAMHGCIGVNSTLGNGSTFWLELPQAESPFQKLAAQKIAVAAEDPAPDAGRRVLYIEDNFSNVTLVEQMLAERPNIELITAMQGRVGLELARKHSPDLVLLDLHLPDLPGWQVLGQLKADPVTRDIPVIVISADATAPQIKRLLSSGARAYLTKPLDIAEFYRVIEEALYRAASGNEAAAA, from the coding sequence ATGACTTCATTAGGCCCCCTCCCCGAATCCGATTCTACCGGCACCCAGGATCTGGCACCCGGAGACGCGATTTTCCGCGAATTGTTCGAAGGCGCCCCCATTGGGATGGCGTTGCTCGCGCTCGATGAGCGCTTTCTGCGGGTCAACGCCTCTTTCTGCAACATGGTTGGCTATTCCAAGGAGGAGCTGGCGCAGCGCACGGCCGAGGACATTACCTTTGTCGACGACATCGAGACGGGCCGACAGCTGGCCCAAACCCTGTTGGGTGGAATGACTCGCTCCACCGGCGATAAGCGATACGTCCACAAAAACGGCGAAATCCTCTGGGTTAGCCGCACCGCCAGCATCGTTCGCGACGAAAAAGGCGAGCCGCAGCATTTTCTGTTGATGGTCGAAGACATCTCCGAGCGAAAAGCGACGGAAGCCGCTTTGCGTCAGGCGAAAGAAGAAGCCGACCGGGCCAACCACGCCAAGAGCGAATTCCTTTCCCGGATGAGTCATGAGCTGCGGACTCCGCTCAATTCGATCCTTGGTTTCAGCCAATTGCTCGACCGGCAATCGTCCAGCGAAATCCAGCGAAGCCGCGTTCGCTACATCCTGAGCGCGGGCCGGCATCTCCTGAACCTGATCAATGAAGTCCTCGACATCAGCCGGATCGAAGCGGGCAATTTGCAGTTGTCGCTGGAGCCGGTCTGCGTGGAGGAAGCGATCGCGGAAGCCGTCGATCTCATGCGCCCGCTGGCCGCGGAACGGGCCATTGGCCTCATCGCCTCGTCTTCGCTGGAAACCTCCACCTATGTCCTGGCCGATCGCCAACGGCTCAAACAAGTGCTGCTGAATTTGCTCTCCAACGCCGTCAAATACACAGCGGTGCAAGGCAGCGTCACTCTGTCCTTCACGGAATCCGGTCGGAATTCGATTCGGGTCCAGGTCCGGGATACAGGCGCCGGCATTCCGGTGGAAAAATTAGCGCGGCTTTTTACGCCGTTCGATCGCCTCGGCGCGGAGCAATCCACCGTCGAAGGCACTGGCCTTGGCCTCGCCCTTTGTCAGCGTCTCGTCCAGGCAATGCATGGCTGCATCGGCGTGAACAGCACGCTGGGCAACGGCAGCACTTTCTGGCTGGAACTTCCCCAGGCTGAATCTCCTTTCCAGAAACTTGCCGCCCAGAAAATCGCGGTGGCCGCCGAAGACCCTGCTCCTGATGCGGGGCGGCGCGTTCTCTATATTGAAGACAATTTCTCGAACGTCACGCTCGTCGAGCAAATGCTCGCGGAACGTCCGAACATCGAACTGATCACCGCCATGCAAGGCCGGGTCGGTCTCGAGCTGGCGCGTAAACATTCACCCGACCTGGTGCTGCTCGACCTTCATTTGCCCGACCTGCCCGGTTGGCAGGTGCTTGGCCAGTTGAAAGCCGATCCGGTCACGCGGGACATTCCCGTCATTGTCATCAGCGCCGATGCGACCGCTCCGCAGATCAAACGTCTCCTCTCTTCCGGCGCCCGTGCTTATCTCACCAAGCCCCTGGACATCGCGGAATTTTACCGCGTGATCGAGGAAGCGCTTTACCGCGCGGCCTCCGGAAACGAAGCGGCCGCGGCCTGA
- a CDS encoding M3 family metallopeptidase: MHQNTSSFASGLVRFTAIAGLVLGVAFITPCRAANPSPSSSPDPAQKKNDVTANPLLTESTLPFQLPPFDKIKDEHFQPALEQGMAEELKDAEAIARQTDKPTFENTVVSLEKSGLLYARARRVFSNLNACNTNPNLQKLDKEMAPKFSAHADAIHLNSALFARIETLFNARESSNLDAESKWLLERYYKDFVRAGAKLNEEQKTRLKAINAELAKLSTDFEQNVLKEKNASSIVIDKKEDLAGLSDNQIAAAASAAKDEGKEGKWVIRLLNTTGQPSLAALQNRALREKIMQTSLARNSHGGEFDNKEVVSRTAKLRAERATLLGYANHAAYQLEDQTAKDVGTVNKLLSDLAPAAVANAKKEAADMQEIIDQEKGGFQLSACDWDFYSEKVRKARYAFDESQLKPYYELNHVLVDGVFYAATKLYGITFKERKDLPAYLPEVRIWEVSDKDGKPLALFIGDYYARPSKRGGAWMNQYVGQNGLLGTKPVVANHLNIPKPPAGEPTLLTYDETRTAFHEFGHALHGMFSNVKYPRFSGTSVPRDFVEYPSQVNEMWATWPEILKNYAKHYKTGEPMPQELLDKVMAAEQFNQGFKTTEYLAASLLDQAWHQLSPDQVPKDTLAFEAEALKKAGVDYPPVPPRYRSTYFSHAFAGGYSAGYYSYLWSEVLDAQSVDWMKAHGGLKRENGDHFRETLLSRGGSNDAMVLFKNFTGAAPDVAPLLKRRGLTKTAPAEVPAPPVPPK; encoded by the coding sequence ATGCATCAAAACACTTCATCATTCGCTTCGGGTCTCGTCCGCTTCACCGCCATCGCCGGGCTCGTTCTGGGCGTCGCCTTCATCACCCCTTGTCGCGCGGCCAACCCTTCGCCATCGTCCTCGCCAGATCCAGCACAGAAAAAAAACGACGTGACCGCCAACCCGCTCCTTACCGAAAGCACCCTCCCGTTCCAGCTCCCGCCGTTCGACAAAATCAAGGACGAGCATTTCCAACCGGCCCTCGAACAGGGGATGGCGGAGGAGCTGAAGGACGCTGAAGCGATCGCGAGGCAAACCGACAAGCCGACCTTCGAGAACACCGTGGTTTCGCTGGAAAAATCGGGCCTGCTCTACGCCCGGGCCCGGCGCGTTTTCTCGAACCTGAACGCCTGCAATACCAATCCGAACCTGCAGAAGCTCGACAAGGAAATGGCGCCGAAGTTTTCCGCCCACGCGGACGCCATTCATCTCAACAGCGCGCTCTTCGCCCGGATCGAGACGCTCTTCAACGCCCGCGAATCGAGCAACCTTGACGCGGAATCAAAATGGCTGCTCGAGCGCTACTACAAGGATTTCGTCCGCGCCGGCGCGAAGTTGAACGAGGAACAAAAGACGCGTCTGAAAGCGATCAACGCCGAGCTGGCCAAGCTCTCGACCGATTTCGAACAGAACGTTCTCAAGGAAAAGAACGCCTCCTCGATCGTGATCGATAAAAAGGAAGATCTCGCCGGATTGTCCGACAACCAGATCGCGGCGGCGGCTTCCGCGGCCAAGGATGAAGGCAAGGAAGGTAAATGGGTGATTCGTTTGCTGAACACGACTGGCCAGCCTTCCCTGGCTGCGCTCCAGAATCGCGCCCTGCGGGAAAAGATCATGCAGACCTCGCTGGCGCGGAACAGCCACGGCGGCGAGTTCGACAACAAGGAAGTAGTCAGCCGCACGGCGAAGTTACGGGCCGAACGCGCCACCCTGCTCGGCTACGCGAATCACGCTGCCTATCAACTCGAGGACCAGACGGCGAAAGATGTTGGCACGGTCAATAAACTTCTCTCCGATCTCGCGCCGGCCGCAGTCGCCAACGCGAAGAAGGAAGCCGCCGACATGCAGGAGATCATCGACCAGGAAAAAGGCGGTTTTCAACTAAGCGCCTGCGACTGGGATTTTTATTCCGAGAAAGTGCGCAAAGCGCGTTACGCGTTCGATGAATCGCAGCTCAAGCCTTATTACGAACTGAACCACGTCCTGGTCGATGGAGTATTTTACGCCGCGACGAAACTCTACGGCATCACGTTCAAGGAACGGAAAGATCTCCCGGCCTACCTGCCTGAAGTCCGGATCTGGGAAGTGAGCGACAAGGATGGGAAACCGCTCGCGCTCTTCATCGGGGATTACTATGCGCGTCCTTCCAAGCGGGGCGGCGCCTGGATGAATCAATACGTCGGGCAAAATGGATTGCTCGGGACGAAACCGGTCGTGGCCAACCACCTCAATATTCCGAAGCCGCCCGCGGGCGAGCCGACCCTGCTGACCTACGACGAAACCCGGACCGCATTTCACGAATTCGGTCACGCCCTGCACGGGATGTTCTCGAATGTGAAGTATCCGCGTTTCAGCGGCACGAGTGTCCCGCGCGATTTCGTGGAGTATCCTTCGCAGGTGAATGAAATGTGGGCGACCTGGCCGGAGATTTTGAAGAACTACGCGAAGCATTATAAGACCGGCGAGCCAATGCCGCAGGAGCTGCTCGACAAGGTGATGGCCGCGGAGCAATTCAACCAGGGATTCAAGACGACGGAATACCTCGCCGCCTCGCTCCTCGATCAGGCCTGGCATCAGCTCAGCCCAGACCAGGTGCCGAAGGACACGCTCGCTTTTGAAGCCGAAGCGCTGAAGAAGGCCGGCGTCGATTATCCGCCGGTCCCGCCGCGCTATCGTTCGACCTATTTCTCGCACGCTTTCGCCGGCGGCTATTCAGCGGGGTATTACTCGTATCTCTGGAGCGAAGTGCTTGATGCCCAGAGCGTCGACTGGATGAAAGCGCACGGCGGTTTGAAGCGCGAAAATGGCGATCATTTCCGTGAGACGCTGCTCTCCCGCGGCGGCAGCAACGACGCCATGGTGTTGTTCAAGAACTTCACCGGCGCCGCTCCCGACGTGGCCCCGCTCCTGAAACGCCGTGGCCTAACGAAGACCGCGCCCGCCGAAGTTCCCGCGCCGCCAGTGCCGCCGAAGTAA
- a CDS encoding alpha/beta hydrolase: protein MSLQSRLGCWWIRLTMKRKPPGEAALVDFTRRRFNPPGWIVSMHSLGMKIERVDSPVKGEWISDPKAAASNRIIYYLHGGGYISGSAKTGRPLTAPLARQMGVRIFTIDYRLAPEHRFPAGLEDVVAGYRWLLETGIEPRNISVMGDSAGGGLTLALAMKLRDSRMPLPAGLVCLSPWTDMTGNSASIKANAERDPMFVAEDCLRYSSAYLGEHSRLDPLASPLLGDVTGLPPMLLQVGRDEVLLDDARSLDEKVRASGGSSQLHVYDAVPHGWHFGAPFVPETNEALREIAEFIRRH from the coding sequence ATGAGCCTGCAAAGCCGGCTCGGCTGCTGGTGGATCCGGCTGACGATGAAACGGAAGCCGCCCGGCGAAGCGGCCCTGGTCGATTTTACCCGGCGGCGGTTCAATCCGCCCGGTTGGATTGTCTCGATGCACTCGTTAGGCATGAAGATCGAGCGCGTTGACTCGCCGGTGAAAGGCGAATGGATCTCCGACCCGAAGGCCGCGGCAAGCAATCGGATCATCTACTATCTTCATGGCGGCGGATATATCTCGGGGTCGGCGAAAACCGGGCGGCCGTTGACCGCTCCGCTGGCCAGACAAATGGGCGTCCGCATTTTCACAATCGATTACCGGCTCGCCCCGGAACATCGTTTCCCAGCCGGGCTCGAGGATGTCGTGGCCGGTTATCGCTGGCTTCTGGAAACCGGGATCGAGCCCCGAAATATTTCCGTAATGGGCGATTCCGCCGGCGGCGGCCTGACCCTGGCCCTGGCCATGAAGCTGCGGGATTCGCGGATGCCGTTGCCTGCGGGTCTCGTTTGTCTTTCGCCCTGGACGGACATGACTGGGAACAGCGCGTCCATCAAAGCGAACGCGGAGCGCGACCCGATGTTTGTCGCGGAAGACTGCCTTCGTTATTCGAGCGCGTATCTGGGCGAACATTCGCGCCTCGATCCCCTCGCCTCGCCGTTGCTCGGCGATGTCACGGGCTTGCCGCCGATGCTGCTCCAGGTAGGACGCGACGAAGTCCTGCTCGATGATGCGCGCTCGCTGGACGAAAAAGTGCGCGCGAGCGGCGGCTCGAGTCAGCTCCACGTTTATGACGCCGTTCCCCACGGCTGGCATTTTGGCGCGCCGTTCGTGCCCGAGACCAACGAAGCGTTGCGAGAGATCGCGGAGTTTATTAGACGGCACTAA
- a CDS encoding MATE family efflux transporter codes for MKDMTQGSVTRHLLHMASFMAVSMVVQTLYLLADLYWVGRLGKEAIAAVGLSGNLMMFVVALTQMLGVGTTTVISHAAGRKDQAHAELCFNQSFVLSATAALIFGLCSFFLRHQYSVAMSADALTASLAESYLSWFIPSLMLQFSLVALGSALRATGIIKPAVGLQVLSVILNMILAPLFIFGVGPFPKMGVAGAAFATFVSILIAVVLMVVYFERSFRYLRFRVSQWRPQMKIWWSMLRIGIPAGAEFALMAVYIVVVYAIIRPFGAAAQAGFGVGARVMQSMFLPVIAVAFSVAPVVGQNFGGRRADRVKQTFYSAAWITTAIMILLTIFAQIEAGVFIRAFTKDPDVIAVGAEYLQLISLNFVAMGLIFTSSSVFQGIGNTWPPLIASATRLLLFILPAVLLSRLPDFHIKQVWYLSVGSVLFQAAVNLLLLRREFQKKLVFPAEENIGAVTGSASAA; via the coding sequence ATGAAAGACATGACCCAGGGTTCGGTGACGCGTCACCTGCTGCACATGGCCTCCTTCATGGCGGTGAGCATGGTGGTCCAGACCCTGTATCTCCTGGCCGATCTTTACTGGGTCGGCCGCCTCGGCAAGGAAGCGATCGCGGCCGTCGGGCTTTCCGGCAACCTGATGATGTTCGTCGTCGCGCTGACCCAGATGCTGGGCGTGGGAACGACCACGGTCATTTCGCACGCGGCCGGCCGCAAGGACCAGGCGCATGCGGAGTTGTGCTTTAACCAATCCTTCGTGCTCTCCGCGACGGCAGCGCTGATCTTTGGGCTTTGCTCATTTTTCCTGCGCCATCAATACAGCGTCGCGATGAGCGCCGATGCCCTGACGGCGAGCCTGGCGGAAAGCTATCTCTCGTGGTTCATCCCTTCGTTGATGCTGCAATTCTCGCTGGTCGCGTTAGGCTCCGCCCTCCGGGCCACGGGCATCATCAAGCCGGCCGTGGGATTGCAGGTGTTGAGCGTGATTCTCAACATGATCCTGGCGCCGCTCTTTATTTTCGGCGTCGGGCCGTTTCCGAAAATGGGCGTCGCGGGAGCTGCCTTCGCGACGTTTGTGTCCATCCTGATCGCGGTCGTTCTGATGGTCGTCTATTTCGAACGCAGCTTTCGTTATCTGCGTTTTCGCGTTTCGCAGTGGCGTCCGCAGATGAAGATCTGGTGGTCGATGCTGCGGATTGGGATTCCGGCGGGAGCCGAGTTTGCCTTGATGGCGGTCTACATCGTTGTCGTTTACGCCATCATCCGCCCGTTCGGCGCCGCCGCGCAGGCCGGCTTCGGAGTCGGCGCCCGCGTCATGCAATCCATGTTCCTGCCGGTGATCGCAGTCGCGTTCTCGGTCGCGCCCGTCGTCGGGCAAAACTTCGGCGGCCGCCGGGCCGATCGGGTGAAGCAGACGTTTTATTCGGCGGCGTGGATCACCACCGCCATCATGATTTTGCTGACAATTTTTGCCCAGATCGAAGCCGGCGTTTTCATTCGCGCGTTCACCAAAGACCCGGATGTGATCGCAGTCGGCGCCGAATATTTGCAGCTCATCTCCCTTAACTTCGTCGCGATGGGACTGATCTTCACTTCATCGAGCGTGTTCCAGGGCATTGGCAATACCTGGCCGCCGCTGATCGCTTCCGCCACGCGCTTATTGCTTTTCATTCTGCCGGCCGTGCTGCTCTCGCGGCTTCCCGACTTCCACATTAAACAAGTCTGGTATCTGTCGGTTGGGTCGGTTCTCTTCCAGGCGGCCGTGAATCTCCTGCTTCTCCGCCGCGAGTTTCAAAAGAAACTGGTCTTTCCCGCCGAGGAAAATATCGGGGCGGTGACCGGGTCAGCGAGCGCTGCCTGA